The Deinococcus koreensis genome window below encodes:
- a CDS encoding TetR/AcrR family transcriptional regulator — protein sequence MTVQPVSQSAALPETTRVRIQQEAARLFVQSGYHGVSMREVAQAVGVTKPALYHHYADKEALFLSMLDGALAGLARLVEEASAQSGLRAQLETLVRELLASAPEQRVGLQLASELRHVSPARRAAFEQAYRRVWMGGLSALFEQAAARGELRQDLPPALLTRAFLALTYPLVTGVPPADPQGTAHALLAVYLDGATPHHSRETTARQMKTSSSD from the coding sequence GTGACCGTCCAGCCTGTCTCCCAGAGCGCCGCCCTTCCGGAGACCACCCGCGTACGGATTCAGCAGGAGGCGGCCCGGCTTTTCGTGCAGAGCGGCTACCACGGCGTCAGCATGCGGGAGGTCGCGCAGGCGGTGGGGGTCACCAAGCCCGCGCTCTACCACCACTACGCCGACAAGGAGGCGCTGTTTCTCTCCATGCTCGACGGCGCCCTGGCGGGTCTGGCCCGGCTGGTGGAGGAGGCGTCGGCCCAGAGCGGCCTGCGCGCCCAGCTGGAGACCCTGGTGCGCGAACTGCTCGCCAGCGCACCGGAGCAGCGGGTGGGCCTGCAGCTCGCCAGTGAACTGCGGCATGTCAGTCCGGCCCGGCGCGCAGCCTTCGAGCAGGCCTACCGCCGGGTCTGGATGGGCGGCCTCTCGGCCCTCTTCGAACAGGCGGCGGCGCGCGGTGAGCTGCGCCAGGATCTGCCCCCCGCCCTGCTCACCCGGGCGTTCCTGGCCCTGACCTATCCGCTGGTCACGGGCGTGCCCCCGGCCGACCCGCAGGGCACCGCCCACGCCCTGCTCGCCGTGTATCTGGACGGCGCCACGCCTCACCACTCCCGGGAGACGACCGCCCGCCAGATGAAGACCTCTTCATCTGATTGA